In Desulfitobacterium chlororespirans DSM 11544, the following are encoded in one genomic region:
- a CDS encoding RusA family crossover junction endodeoxyribonuclease translates to MTEISFVIPGKPMGKQRARTLKTGRSYTPQETVNYETLVKQIYIMQHFARQLEGAIEGEITAYYPIPQSAGKKKREQMLSGQIRPTTKPDWDNIGKIVCDSLNGLAYRDDAQIVECVVKKYYSDMPRVEVKLREAGSNG, encoded by the coding sequence ATGACTGAAATATCTTTCGTTATTCCCGGCAAGCCCATGGGCAAGCAAAGAGCCAGGACGCTTAAAACAGGTCGCAGTTACACACCTCAAGAGACGGTCAACTACGAAACCCTGGTCAAGCAAATTTACATCATGCAGCACTTCGCTAGGCAGCTTGAGGGGGCTATAGAGGGAGAGATTACGGCATATTATCCGATTCCGCAGAGTGCCGGCAAGAAAAAGCGTGAACAGATGCTATCCGGGCAGATTAGACCAACGACAAAGCCCGATTGGGATAATATCGGGAAGATAGTGTGCGACTCGCTCAATGGGCTGGCGTATCGGGATGACGCGCAGATTGTGGAGTGCGTGGTTAAAAAGTATTACTCAGACATGCCGAGAGTAGAAGTTAAGCTGAGGGAGGCGGGGAGCAATGGGTAA